In Pseudobdellovibrionaceae bacterium, the sequence GCCGCGATCAGGCGAAGAACTTCCTGAAGGAAAATCCCAAGGCGCTCGAAGAGCTGCGCACGAAACTTCTGGTCGCGAAAGGCATCGGCCAACTTTTGATGGCGGAGCCTGAAAAAGACGGCGATGTTTCGAGCCCCGACGAAGTCGAGACGAAGGCTCCCGCTAAAGCGGACGCGAAGGCCGAGGCCAAAGCCGCTCCCGCCACTGCGGCGGCGAAAGCGAAGCCGGGACCCGCGATGACTCCGAAGGCGAAGGACGCCAAAGAGAAAGACGCGAAACACTAATCGCTTTTAAAGAATATTGAGGGTCCTCCTCGATATGTTGTTGGAAGGGCGTTGCTTTAGCCGGCAGCGCCCTTTGTTTTTTCGGTTCTCCCTTCACCCGAGCTCCGGCCTCGTCGAGCTGAAGATCTGTGTTGGCGGCTGACCGACATTCCTTTTCTGATCTTCCATTGGGATTTCTAGTTCGCCCGCAGAGGATCTTCTCTTTCCTTCGGATGAGGGACGGCCATCCATGGCCTCAGGCCGCAGGGGAATACGCCGTCCAGGCGCTGCGGAGCCCTCATCCGAAGGAAAGAGAAGATCCTCTACGGACGCATGAAGATCGAAAATGGAAGATCAGAAAAGGAATGTCGCTCACCCGTTCGCGCATCCGGCTCGACGAGGCCGGAACTCGAGTGAAGGAAGGGCGAAGCTTTTTGCGCGTCGACGCGGGGAGCGTGTGTAGAAAGGAAAGACGGCGTGGAATGGCATTGTAAGGCTTCGGTTGGGGGAGTTGACCGGTGAAGGGTGTCCGGTGAATTTGGGCGCGTCTTCGCGACTTCAAATCACCACTCAAATTTCCCGGGGGGGGGAATGCATGAAATTGTCTTTCGTGTTTTCGGCTATTTTGGCTTCGTTGGTTGGGTTTTCGGTGCAGGCGGCGGAAGTGACCGGCGCTTCGATCTCGGGCGATGAGTTGACCGTCAACGTTCGCCATGGTGGCGGTTGCGGCGATCACAAGTATGAGCTTGAGCTTCGCGGTTGTGCCGAGAGCATGCCGGTCCAATGCCAGGCTGTTTTGAAGCATACGACTCAGGACTTCTGCGAGGCGATCCTTTCGCGCAAAGCGACCTTCTCTTTGAAGCAGCTGGGTTTGACCGACGCTTACTACGCGAACGGCTCGCTCACGATCAAAGGGGCGAACAAGTCTTCGGCCACCGTGCGTTTGCCCGCGGGGGGACCCAGCGGTCCCGAGCCTCGCGCCGGTGGACGTCCGGTTGAGTGCGTGACTCACACCGATTCGATCATGACGATCAATGAAGCGGCGGGCTCGCTGTCGCTGGAAACCACCTCTGGTGAAACCGCGAACTACTCCATCGTGGATGTTGACGTCCTGATTCTGGAGTCGATGCCGCCGGTCGAACAGAAGACCTACGCGCTGGATGACGGCCGGAAAGTCGTCATCAGCTTCCGCGGCGAGCAGAAGACGGGCTCGGGTTACTTCATTCGCTTGAATGGTGAGGCTTCGCCCCAGTTCAAAAGCTGCCGCCGGTAACGGAGCAAGCGAACGGCGGATTCTTCGCCGTCATGGAAATAAAAAAGGCGTCCCGGAGGGGACGCCTTGAACATCGAGGCCGCTCTTGGCGGGCCCCTTTCGTAGAAAGGGCGTGGCGATGGCCGCGCCCTTTGTCTTTACCGCAGATCCTTGCAAGAGAAGCTGCGGCTCCACCAGCTCAGCAGTCCGCCACGGCCGGACATTTCGACTTTGGAGATCTGGCCCGCCGAGTTCATGTCGGTCGTGCCTTTCACGTGGATGAGACCTACGCTCGAAATTGTAATCGGCGCACCGATCACGCGAGCATAGACGCCATCACCGTAGTCCATCGTCGTCGTCTCGAAACGGCTGCCGCCATTTTCGAGAGTCAGATTCATGAACTTGTAGTCTTTGAACTTCAAGTTCATGGACATGCTCTCTCCCGAACCTTCGATTTCCACGTGACAGGATTGTCCGCGGGAATCGACGCCCGAAAGATGTTTCGTGCCTGAACTCCAGGCCAGAGCCGGCGCCAGAAGCGCCAGTGCAAACAGTTGCGACTTCATTGAGTCACCCCCATGTTGTGATTTTCCCCACGCGGCCCCTAGAGCGAGAAGCGCGCCAACTTGGCCAGGTCTTCAACGCGAAATAAAAAGCCCGCCGCGGTCAAAGGCCGGGGCGGGCCGGGAAAGTCTTTCGGAGGTGTCGAGTTCTTCGTCAGCGCCTTACTTCGCGAGAAGGCGATCGATGATCTCTTGATAATGCGAGAAGGGATAGACTCCGCGCACGGCTTCGCCGTTGATGAAGAGGGTGGGGGTGCCGCCGACACCCGTCGCCTCGCCGACGAGGTATTCGATTTCGACTTGCGATTTCACGCCGGGCTCTTTCAAGCAGGCCTCGAACGCGTTGCGATCTTGGATTTGCAGGGCATCCGCGAGTTGGGGGTAATAGTCTTCCGCCAACTTGGTTTGATTGTGGAGCAGTGCTTTCGAGTAGGACCAGAACAGACCTTGGCGATCCGCGCAGCTGGCGGCGATGGCCGCCGAAACCGCTTGGTCATGGAAGCTCAAGGGGAAGTGCGCGAAGTAGATCGCGACCTGGTCGGGGTATTCGGTGCGGATTTGCTCCAGTACGCCCGCGAGTTTCGCGGTGAAAGGGCATTGATAGTCGCCGTGCACGACCATCTTCACTTTGGCGTCGCGTCCCGCTTGGATGACGTGCGCGGCTTGCGACGTCGAGAATGAGAAAAACGCGGTCAGCGCGACGAACGAAAGGACGAAATTCTTCATATTGCCTCCTGCAATTGAATGGGGATGTGGAACCCCTCAACTCTCAAAAGGAGGACGGAAGCTGTCAATCCGAAAGCCGCGCCTATGGCGCGAAAGCGGACAGATTTGTCGAGCGGCGCGTTGGATCAGGTAGAGTCGAAACTCAACCCAGCATCTTCGAGATGGGCGAGATGAGCTCTTGCGGTTCCGTCTGCGGAGCGAATCTTTCCGTCACGCGGCCGTTGCCGTCGATCAGGAATTTGGTGAAGTTCCATTTGATGGCTTCGGTTCCCAGAATACCGGGCGCCGACGACTTTAAGAATTCGTAAATCGGAGCCGCGTTCGCGCCGTTCACGTCCACTTTCGCGAGGACCGGGAAGCTCACGCCCCAGTCGACCGTGCAGGTGCGCTGAATATCGTCGTTGGTTCCGGGCTCTTGTCCGCCGAACTGATTGCACGGAAAACCCAAGATCACGAAGTCGCGATCTTTGAACTGTTGGTACAGCGACTCCAGACCCGTGTACTGTTTCGTGAAGCCGCACTTCGAGGCGACGTTCACGACCAGAACCGTTTTCCCTTTCAGTTGGGCGAGCGGAAAGTCCTGACCTTTGGCATCTTTGACGGTGAAATCGTGAAACTGCGACATGCAGGGAACATCCTCCCGCCTGCGGGGACTGTCAAGACGCCCCGAGATCTCAAAACGAGACACGGCAAGAATTCGCTCAGCTTCGGGACGAATTTTCTCGATAAGATAAGATAAGAGAAGTGCTGGGGAATCGCATGTTCATCCGAATCGTCATGATGGCTTTGGGTCTGTTCGTCGCGTTGGCGTCGGGGCCGAGCTACGCGCAGACCAGCCAAGCGCTGAAGGATCTGCGTGCCGGCGGAGTCAAAGCCGAAGACGACTGCGACGCTTCGGAAGACGACGCGATCAAAAACGCCCGCACCAAAGCCAACAATCTGCAAGCCAATCAGTCCGGCGACCAAGCCTCGAACCCGATGCGCGCGTGCGAGGACATGAAAAACGCCGCCCGCGAAGGGAAAGAGGCGCTGAGTTCTTTCAAGTCGCGTTGTAAAGAAGCGAACGAGAAGTGCAAGAAGGGCTTGGAAGGCATCGGCGAGCGCGCCGTGACCGGCCGGGATAAGGAATTCAAAGAGGCCTGCCAAAAGCTGAATAAGGATTGGGACAATCTGCAGTCGCAAATCGATCGCACCGAGTCCCAGGCGAATGCTTCGCAGTCCTGCCAACAGCAAATCGGCGGCGGACAGATGCCGCAGCTTCCGCAGATGCCGACGAAGTCCCCGTCGCCGACGCCGACCCCCACGGTCGAAAAGCCCAAAGAGGATTGCAGCAATCCCACCTTCGCCGCGACGAACCCCGTTTGCGTTTGCCAGGCGAATGCCTTCGCGGTCGGCTGCGGCACGGATCAAAGCCCCTCGGTCGAGGCGATGATCAACGACAGCTCCCAATCCGTTGAATCCGGCGGTGGCTATTCGGGTTCATCGCCGAGCGCGGCTCCGAGTAACTACGATCCCAGCAAACTCGGTCGTTACCAAGGCCAAGGCGGCGGCGGTGGGGGCGGAGTTTCGGCCGGCGGCGGTCCGACCAACACGGGGCGCGACAATCCGAAGGCCGACGGTCTGACCCAGATTCCCGCCTCGGGAATTGGGAAGGGCGGCGGCGGAGGAGGCGGTGGCGGTGAAGGCGGCGGAGCCTCGCGAGTCGCCGGCGGTGGCTACGGTGAGGGCGAAGGCTTTGGCAAAGGCCGCGGTCCGGGATCTTTACGTGGGGACGCCACGGGGACGGATCTGAAGAAGTTCTTGCCCGACGGTATGACCGGACCCCACACGAATCTTTTCCATAAGGTCCGCGTGCGCTATCGCGCGAACACCTCCACGCTGAACCCCTGAGCCACTCGTCTCAAATCGGGAATCGCATTTCGTGAACTCGCGAATTCTCGTGCTCTCTTGTTAGACTGATGGAATGCGGCTGCGGAACTTTCTATTTTTACTGGCGGTGATTTTTCTATTCACTGCCGAGCCGAACACCGCGCACGCGTCCCACCCTTGCCGTGAAATCGCCAAACAGTGCCGCAAAGAAGGTTATTCGATCGGCGGCGTGAACAGTTCGGGGCAGGGTCTCGTCAAAGACTGCATGGAGAAGATCGTCGCCGGGCAAACGCTTCCCGGCATCAACGTGAATTTTAAAACCCTCGGTGAATGCAAAGTGCGTTTCGATCGTCGTGTGGCATCGGGACAAAAACCCTCGCGGCGTTTGACCTCGGATGACGGGGAAGATTTCGTGGCTCGTCCGCAGCGTTCGCGCGAGTCGACGGGCTTTACCGAATACACCGGCGGTGCGGCGCCCGCGGCGTCATCCAGCTCTTCCGGGACCCACTAATTTTTGGGAATCAAAGCATGAAGTGTCGTGAGGTAACGTTCGCGTTCCGCGCGGGCGACCACCAAGGTCACGCTTTGCGCGGACACCGAGATCGACCGGGGGCGCAGTCCCGCGCCGTCGACGGCGGTCGCGATCTTTCCGTAAAGACCCATCGAGGTCGTCCCCGCGCAAGTGCAAGTCACGGTCGACAGATCGCCGGTCCAATCGGTGGCGGGTCCTTGGCGCAGAACTTCCTCTAGGCGCGCCATCACTTCCGAGGGGCCCGTCAAAAGCATTTCGTTTTCTTCGTGTCCACGGTCCGCGCGGACGCGGCTGCCCAGGATTTGCGGGGCGGGAACTTTCTCGCGTTGCAGGAGTTTTTCGAAGGCCACGTGGGTTTCCAGGGCGCTTCCCGAGTGGCGCCATTCGATGACTTTCTCGTGGGAATTCAGCGCGAGAATTTCGGTGGATTCGTACATGGCGTCTCCTGTTTGTAGCGTGGTGCCTTCGCCGACCTCGCGCGCGGGGCCGACGTAGAGTGGAACTTGAAAACGTCCGGCCAGTTCAACGGAACGGTAGTGTAAAACCTTGGCGCCCCAGAAACACATGTCCGCGAGCTGTGCGTAACGAAGAGTCTTGAGCGGACGTGCGTCTTTGACCAAGCGGGGATCCGCGGTGAAAACGGCGGGAACGTCCTTCAGGATCTCGCAGCGATCGGCTTTCAAGAAGATCGACATCGCCACGGCCGTGGTGTCCGTGCCGCCGCGACCGAGCGTCGTGATCTCTTTGGTGACCGGCGAAACGCCCTGAAAGCCCGCGAGCACCACGACCTTGCCTTGGTTCAGCGCTTCCGACACGCGAAACGCGCGCACGTCCTTGATCAGGGCGTTCACGTGGGATTCATCCGTCAGGATTCCGGCTTGGCTTCCGGTGAAGCTGATCGCTTCGCAGCCAAGATCTTGCAGCGCCATCGTTAAGAGCGCCATCGATACGCGCTCACCCGTCGTGAGCAGCATGTCGAGCTCACGCAGGGTCGGTTTCGATGAGACCTGATTGGCGAGCGCGATCAGCTCGTTGGTCGTCGAGCCCATGGCGCTGACGATGGCGACCACGGGGTGACCCGCGTGGTGAAGTCGGCAGATGCGCTCCGCCGCCGCGCGGATGTGCGCCGGCGTCGCCAACGTGGCGCCCCCGTATTTCTGCACAATGAGGCGGGATTTTTCGGGAGCGGTCTCCATGACGGGTGGACCTAGTTCGGCGTTGGGGGTTGGGTCACGCTGGCGGACTTACCCGCCTGCACGTAGTCGATCACGAGCGATCGCGCCCCTTTCGGAATGCGGATCGCGTGTTTCTCGACTTGCAAGGGGATATAGCCAAGAAGCAATTCGGCGTTCAAGTCTTTCAGCGATTTGTGCGTGATTCCAAGATGGTCTGCGAGGTGTCTTAGATCGGTTCCACCCTGCATCGAGACGACTTCGTAATCCAGCACGTCCATTTTCGCCAAATCACGGAAGCCGTAAAGGCTGGGCGCCTTCGCGATCAGCATGACGGCCAAAATCTTCGGCACGTAGTCGACCGTTTCTTGCGGCAGCAGTCCCTTTTTCGAAAGGGCCCAGAAGTCGCGCGTACCGGCCCGCTTGATGCGGCGGCGCAGGCCGTTTTCACCCATATTGTAGCTGGCCGAGACGAGGTACCAGCTGCCGAACTCTTCGTAGAGGTCTTTCATGTAGCTGATCGCGGCCTGGGTCGCTTTCTTGTAGTCCTTGCGCTCATCCAGCCACCAGTTCTGCTGCAAGCCGTAGCGTTTGCCAGTCGGGCCGATGAACTGCCAAGGGCCGACCGCGTTCGCGGGGCTGCGGGCGTAAGGATTGAAGCCCGATTCGATCATGACCATGAACGCGAGGTCGGCGGGCAGGCCCGCTTGGCGCAGTTCTTTTTGGATGAAGGGCATGTAGCGCGTGGATTTTTCGAGCCATTCGCGGAACCAACCGCGTCCACGGTTTTGGAAATGATCCAGCCAGAAGGCGACGCGGCGGTTGTAGGTCACCGGCAAGTCGAAGATGACCGTCGCGCGATGGGCGGGGGCCTGCTTCGCTTTGTTCATCAATTGGTTGTGCAGTTCCTTCAGGTCTTCGAGTTCGGCGAGGCGCGCCTCTTCGGTCGTGAGCACGCGGGCGGCGCCGGTGATCCCGTCGGACTTCACCGGAGTTTGCGTCATCAGGGCCGCCTGACCGAGCTCGGCGGCGGACTTGACGGCGGCCTGGCCGAGGTCGGCGGTGAAGATCAAAAAGGCCGCCAGCAGGGCGCGGCTCGAGAGGGTGGCGATCGACATGGAACAATTTTGGCTGACTTCTTTCGCCCGACCAAGGCGGCTTCGGCGGGGGGACGTATTCCGTGCTTTGGTCGTGGAGCGTCCAGTCGGGGAGCGCCGCGCCCAATGGGCCTGTAATTTTGATCCGCGTTCGAATCGCTTCTGGACGGCGGAAGTCCGGCCGCTGCATTTTGGCGGGGATCTTAGAATCCTGAAATCGGAGGGCCTCACATGACTTGGAAAACTTGGATCGCTTTACCCGTTCTGTTGGTCGTTGGTTTCGCCGCCCACGCGCAATCCGGTCCGCGCCTGAAGTGCGTCGTG encodes:
- a CDS encoding aspartate kinase, which codes for METAPEKSRLIVQKYGGATLATPAHIRAAAERICRLHHAGHPVVAIVSAMGSTTNELIALANQVSSKPTLRELDMLLTTGERVSMALLTMALQDLGCEAISFTGSQAGILTDESHVNALIKDVRAFRVSEALNQGKVVVLAGFQGVSPVTKEITTLGRGGTDTTAVAMSIFLKADRCEILKDVPAVFTADPRLVKDARPLKTLRYAQLADMCFWGAKVLHYRSVELAGRFQVPLYVGPAREVGEGTTLQTGDAMYESTEILALNSHEKVIEWRHSGSALETHVAFEKLLQREKVPAPQILGSRVRADRGHEENEMLLTGPSEVMARLEEVLRQGPATDWTGDLSTVTCTCAGTTSMGLYGKIATAVDGAGLRPRSISVSAQSVTLVVARAERERYLTTLHALIPKN
- a CDS encoding lytic transglycosylase domain-containing protein, encoding MTQTPVKSDGITGAARVLTTEEARLAELEDLKELHNQLMNKAKQAPAHRATVIFDLPVTYNRRVAFWLDHFQNRGRGWFREWLEKSTRYMPFIQKELRQAGLPADLAFMVMIESGFNPYARSPANAVGPWQFIGPTGKRYGLQQNWWLDERKDYKKATQAAISYMKDLYEEFGSWYLVSASYNMGENGLRRRIKRAGTRDFWALSKKGLLPQETVDYVPKILAVMLIAKAPSLYGFRDLAKMDVLDYEVVSMQGGTDLRHLADHLGITHKSLKDLNAELLLGYIPLQVEKHAIRIPKGARSLVIDYVQAGKSASVTQPPTPN
- a CDS encoding DsbA family protein, producing MKNFVLSFVALTAFFSFSTSQAAHVIQAGRDAKVKMVVHGDYQCPFTAKLAGVLEQIRTEYPDQVAIYFAHFPLSFHDQAVSAAIAASCADRQGLFWSYSKALLHNQTKLAEDYYPQLADALQIQDRNAFEACLKEPGVKSQVEIEYLVGEATGVGGTPTLFINGEAVRGVYPFSHYQEIIDRLLAK
- a CDS encoding glutathione peroxidase translates to MSQFHDFTVKDAKGQDFPLAQLKGKTVLVVNVASKCGFTKQYTGLESLYQQFKDRDFVILGFPCNQFGGQEPGTNDDIQRTCTVDWGVSFPVLAKVDVNGANAAPIYEFLKSSAPGILGTEAIKWNFTKFLIDGNGRVTERFAPQTEPQELISPISKMLG